A genomic region of Apteryx mantelli isolate bAptMan1 chromosome 10, bAptMan1.hap1, whole genome shotgun sequence contains the following coding sequences:
- the MAF gene encoding transcription factor Maf isoform X1, with translation MASELAMSNSDLPTSPLAMEYVNDFDLMKFEVKKEPVETDRIISQCGRLIAGGSLSSTPMSTPCSSVPPSPSFSAPSPGSGTDQKTHLEDYYWMTGYPQQLNPEALGFSPEDAVEALINSSHHPLPGAFDGYARGQQLAAAAGAGGSVPGEEMGSAAAVVSAVIAAAAAQGGAGPHYHHHHHHHPHHGPGGGGGGGAGHPHAAAPGGAPPSSASSAAGPGGGGGGGAGGGAGGLHHAHHGPGGGGGGGGAGGGAGGLHFDDRFSDEQLVTMSVRELNRQLRGVSKEEVIRLKQKRRTLKNRGYAQSCRFKRVQQRHVLESEKNQLLQQVEHLKQEISRLVRERDAYKEKYEKLVSNGFRENGSSSDNPSSPEFFMYPRESSTTVM, from the exons ATGGCATCAGAACTGGCAATGAGCAACTCCGACCTGCCCACCAGTCCCCTGGCCATGGAATATGTTAATGACTTCGATCTGATGAAGTTTGAAGTGAAAAAGGAGCCGGTGGAGACCGACCGCATTATCAGCCAGTGCGGCCGCTTGATCGCCGGGGGCTCGCTCTCCTCCACGCCGATGAGCACGCCCTGCAGCTCGGTGCCCCCGTCCCCCAGCTTCTCGGCGCCCAGCCCCGGCTCCGGCACCGACCAGAAGACCCACCTGGAAGACTACTACTGGATGACGGGCTACCCGCAGCAGCTGAACCCCGAGGCGCTGGGCTTCAGCCCCGAGGACGCCGTGGAGGCGCTCATCAACAGCAGCCACCACCCGCTGCCCGGCGCCTTCGATGGCTATGCTAGAGGGCAGcagctggccgccgccgccggcgccggcggctccgtGCCCGGCGAGGAGATGGGCTCGGCGGCCGCCGTGGTGTCGGCGGTGatcgccgcggcggcggcgcagggcggcgcggggccgcactaccaccaccaccaccaccaccacccgcaccacggccccggcggcggcggcggcggcggcgccgggcacccgcacgccgcggcgccgggcggcgcgccgccctcctccgcctcctcggccgccggcccgggcggcggcggcggcggcggcgcgggcggcggcgccggggggctgcACCACGCGCACcacgggcccggcggcggcggcggcggcggcggcgcgggcggcggcgccggggggctccACTTCGACGACCGCTTCTCGGACGAGCAGCTGGTGACCATGTCGGTGCGGGAGCTGAACCGGCAGCTGCGGGgcgtcagcaaggaggaggtgATCCGCCTCAAGCAGAAGAGGAGGACCCTCAAGAACAGGGGCTATGCCCAGTCCTGCCGCTTCAAGAGGGTCCAGCAGCGGCACGTCCTCGAGTCCGAGAAGAACCAGCTGCTGCAGCAAGTGGAGCACCTAAAGCAGGAGATCTCCAGGCTGGTCCGGGAGAGGGACGCCTACAAGGAAAAGTACGAGAAGCTGGTCAGCAATGGCTTCAGAGAAAACGGATCCAGCAGCGACAACCCTTCCTCTCCAGAGTTTTTCAT GTACCCGAGAGAATCTTCTACAACGGTGATGTGA
- the MAF gene encoding transcription factor Maf isoform X2 encodes MASELAMSNSDLPTSPLAMEYVNDFDLMKFEVKKEPVETDRIISQCGRLIAGGSLSSTPMSTPCSSVPPSPSFSAPSPGSGTDQKTHLEDYYWMTGYPQQLNPEALGFSPEDAVEALINSSHHPLPGAFDGYARGQQLAAAAGAGGSVPGEEMGSAAAVVSAVIAAAAAQGGAGPHYHHHHHHHPHHGPGGGGGGGAGHPHAAAPGGAPPSSASSAAGPGGGGGGGAGGGAGGLHHAHHGPGGGGGGGGAGGGAGGLHFDDRFSDEQLVTMSVRELNRQLRGVSKEEVIRLKQKRRTLKNRGYAQSCRFKRVQQRHVLESEKNQLLQQVEHLKQEISRLVRERDAYKEKYEKLVSNGFRENGSSSDNPSSPEFFILPEDLEW; translated from the coding sequence ATGGCATCAGAACTGGCAATGAGCAACTCCGACCTGCCCACCAGTCCCCTGGCCATGGAATATGTTAATGACTTCGATCTGATGAAGTTTGAAGTGAAAAAGGAGCCGGTGGAGACCGACCGCATTATCAGCCAGTGCGGCCGCTTGATCGCCGGGGGCTCGCTCTCCTCCACGCCGATGAGCACGCCCTGCAGCTCGGTGCCCCCGTCCCCCAGCTTCTCGGCGCCCAGCCCCGGCTCCGGCACCGACCAGAAGACCCACCTGGAAGACTACTACTGGATGACGGGCTACCCGCAGCAGCTGAACCCCGAGGCGCTGGGCTTCAGCCCCGAGGACGCCGTGGAGGCGCTCATCAACAGCAGCCACCACCCGCTGCCCGGCGCCTTCGATGGCTATGCTAGAGGGCAGcagctggccgccgccgccggcgccggcggctccgtGCCCGGCGAGGAGATGGGCTCGGCGGCCGCCGTGGTGTCGGCGGTGatcgccgcggcggcggcgcagggcggcgcggggccgcactaccaccaccaccaccaccaccacccgcaccacggccccggcggcggcggcggcggcggcgccgggcacccgcacgccgcggcgccgggcggcgcgccgccctcctccgcctcctcggccgccggcccgggcggcggcggcggcggcggcgcgggcggcggcgccggggggctgcACCACGCGCACcacgggcccggcggcggcggcggcggcggcggcgcgggcggcggcgccggggggctccACTTCGACGACCGCTTCTCGGACGAGCAGCTGGTGACCATGTCGGTGCGGGAGCTGAACCGGCAGCTGCGGGgcgtcagcaaggaggaggtgATCCGCCTCAAGCAGAAGAGGAGGACCCTCAAGAACAGGGGCTATGCCCAGTCCTGCCGCTTCAAGAGGGTCCAGCAGCGGCACGTCCTCGAGTCCGAGAAGAACCAGCTGCTGCAGCAAGTGGAGCACCTAAAGCAGGAGATCTCCAGGCTGGTCCGGGAGAGGGACGCCTACAAGGAAAAGTACGAGAAGCTGGTCAGCAATGGCTTCAGAGAAAACGGATCCAGCAGCGACAACCCTTCCTCTCCAGAGTTTTTCAT